The sequence GTAAAAAACGGTGAAAGAATCAGTGATGTCGAACAAAGCGACAAGAGCTGCTTCCAGCAGCTTCTTACTCATACGCTTCCCGGCGAATATCAAGGCTATCAAATCGGCCGTTTAATTTGAACGATGGCTGTTTGCGTTTTTCCGCGGGCGGCTTCGTCTTTAAAAAGCGCAGGAAGATTTGGACTTCCTGCAAGGCCTCGTCCGGCAACTTGTCAATCTCGCTTTTGATCTGGTCGCGTGTGCTCATGGTGTTGTTACCTTACAGCGTTTTTCATTTGGATGACCAGAGTTTGTAGTCCCCGCCTCCCGCCGCTGCGGGATGGGCGGCTGTTGAAGCCATGAAATTCGCGGTTGCAACAATGCCCCACAAGGGGGCAGGGCTACGAATCCTGTACACGCATTTAAAAAACGCTGTAAAGGATTTTTTATGCGTCAAAAGATAACCCTATTGCCTTCAACTCGCAAGGGAAAAGTCGGCGAGGTTTTTCGGGCTAGCATGACGGCGTGACAGTCAAACGCCATTTATGAGGTTT comes from Cytophagia bacterium CHB2 and encodes:
- a CDS encoding DUF2281 domain-containing protein, producing the protein MSTRDQIKSEIDKLPDEALQEVQIFLRFLKTKPPAEKRKQPSFKLNGRFDSLDIRREAYE